In the Ochotona princeps isolate mOchPri1 chromosome 14, mOchPri1.hap1, whole genome shotgun sequence genome, GGCTGTGCAGGCATAGGTGGGGTTGGGTTGCAGAAATGACTGTTGCTGGGTGTGGGAGCAGCAGCCGTGGCCAGCATGGCATTGCCTACCAAGGCATGCAGaggtgtgggcaggtgtgtgggcagGTGGTGTGTTCAGGTGGTGGTGTGTTCAGGTGGTGGTGTGGGCAGGTGGTGTGTTCAGGTGGTGGTGTGGGCAGGTGGTGTGTTCAGGTGGTGGTGTGGGCAGGTGGTGTGTTCAGGTGGTGGTGTGTTCAGGTGGTGTGTTCAGGTGGTGGTGTGTTCAGGTGGTGTGTTCAGGTGGTGGTGTGTTCAGGTGGTGGTGTGGGCAGGTGGTGTGTTCAGGTGGTGTGTTCAGGTGGTGGTGTGTTCAGGTGGTGTGTTCAGGTGGTGGTGTGGGCAGGTGGTGTGTTCAGGTGGTGGTGTGTTCAGGTGGTGTGTTCAGGTGGTGGTGTGTTCAGGTGGTGTGTTCAGGTGGTGGTGTGGGCAGGTGGTGTGTTCAGGTGGTGGTGTGTTCAGGTGGTGTGTTCAGGTGGTGGTGTGTTCAGGTGGTGGTGTGTTCAGGTGGTGGTGTGGGCAGGTGGTGTGGGCAGGTGGTGGTGTGGGCAGGTGGTGGTGTGGGCAGGTGGTGTGTTCAGGTGGTGGTGTGGGCAGGTGGTGTGTTCAGGTGGTGGTGTGTTCAGGTGGTGTGTTCAGGTGGTGGTGTGGGCAGGTGGTGTGTTCAGGTGGTGGTGTGTTCAGGTGGTGTGTTCAGGTGGTGGTGTGTTCAGGTGGTGGTGTGTTCAGGTGGTGGTGTGGGCAGGTGGTGTGGGCAGGTGGTGGTGTGGGCAGGTGGTGGTGTGGGCAGGTGGTGTGTTCAGGTGGTGGTGTGGGCAGGTGGTGTGTTCAGGTGGTGGTGTGGGCAGGTGGTGTGGGCAGGTGGTGGTGTGGGCAGGTGTGTTTGGCACCTCTGCTTGGGCCTCCAGCGCTGAGTTGCCACTATTTCCTGCTGTTGAGGCTGAGCATGCTGCCCCAGGCAGGACTTGGGACCCCGGCTTGGCTTCCCCTCAGAGCGAGCTGGCCCTGCCACTGAAGAGCCGGGGCTGGGTGTGCACTGGAGAGGAGGAGCCCTGGCtgagtagaacagccagaaaggCTGGCAAGGCCTGGGCCCTGCCCCACTGAGCGGGCCTGGTGGCACGGGGACCTGCCCCTCTGGGCGGGCCTGGCGGCACGGGGACCTGCCCCACTGAGCGGGCCTGGTGGCACGGGGCCCTGCCCCACTGagcgggcctggtggcatggggCCCTACCCTCTGGGCGGGCCTGGTGGCACGGGGACCTGCCCAGCTGTGTCCTTTGTAGATGAGATGAATGACCAGCAGAACACCCTCTCCTACGTCCTAATCAACCCCCCGCCTGACACGAGGCTGAAACCCAACGACATCGTGTAAGTTCCCagtccccccagccccccagccccccagccccccagcaaCACCTCGGGATGAGGCTGCCCTGGCCGCACAGCCCCGGCATCCTCACACATGTCTCCTACAGGTATCTCATTCGCTCAGACCCCCTGGCCCACGTGGCTGGCAGTTCCCCGAGCCACAAGCTGTCCTGCAACCCCGAGACACGAGATGAGACGCAGCTGTGAGCAGCCCAGCCAGCAAGTGTGCTCACACGCGCCCAGAGAAGCGCCTGCAGGAgcccttctctgcctcttttcaCGTCGGCACAGACACCCCGCAGCTCGTGTTGGTGCTTGGCTGAGCCCtggtggcccagcccaggctgtgctGAGGACCTGGGGTGTCACACGCCGAGCCGTGCGTCCCCCACAGCTCCTGGGCTGAGCCTCCCAGAACCGAGGGATGAGCTGGGTGTCCCTCGGCCCACATTCTGAGCCCCCAGAAGGCTCAGCAGGGGAGGGTCCTGGAAGCCCTTGGTGGGAAGAGGGGCAGTACTCTCCTTGAACTTGCCCAGTGTCAGGCCTGGCACCCCATGGCCCTCCTGCAGCCTCACAAGGGAGGCCTCACGCCATCTGCCAAGCACAATTCCACTCCAGCTTCTGTTCCAGGGCGTACCCTGCAGGAGTGCCCCCACCTTGGGAAGGTGCCCACGTGGCCTCGGCAGCCCAGTCACTGTCCGGGCCTGGGCACACCGGCCTCGCCCCTGCAGTGGGCAGACAGCCAGCATCTGCATGCAGGCCTTACTGGAGACCGGTGTGTCGGGGGCCCCTGCTCTGGGGACAGGGCCTCGTTTGTGCCCACCTAGGGTCCCCGAGAGTCTGGGGGCAGTCCCTCCCACAGCTGGGCACATGGAATCCGGTGTGgggccctgggcccagccctgccacacgcccagctcctggcctgacTGCAACCTTCCTGCCCAGAAAGTGCCCAAAAGCCCAGGACATGAGCCTCACAGGCACCCAGGAAGGAACGGCAGACTCGGGGCCCCGACAAAGGTCCTGGGTCCCACAGCAACCCCTCAGTCCCCATCCTGCAGCAGGAGGGGCCGGGTCTGTTACTTGGTGGTGACCAAACAGTCGGGGGCAGTGGGAAGGGGAGGAGCTACCCTGGGTCTCCAGGCCTTTGGGGAAGGCACCACTATCGGGGAGGATCCGGGCTGCGAGCCAACTGGAGCTCCTGACAGCCAGGCCTGTCTAGCGCTGGACAGGCACTCTATGGCCCTTTTAGCACATTGACCCTGGGGACACTGCTGTGCCCAGCGCTCACCCAGGCCGAAGTGGCCCCGTGGATGCCCTGCCTCCTAGGCGGGCAAAGGTGGCCGCCAGTTTGCCATGGGAGTCGGTCACAAACCTAATAAAGGCAGCCTGTGGCACCTGGAATCCTGTATGCATCCCTACAGCTCCACTGCCTCTCCAAGGGTAGGGGAGTGAGCGGGGCAGCGGCAGGTCCAAGCTGGACTTCTCCAGCCCTCCACCGGGGGCGGGGGCGAGGACGGAAGGCTGGACCTAACCCTGGCCGGCTGGCTCTGGCCTGGATTTCACAGTCCCtgcccagggctcccacaggggTCCTGCCAGGGGTCCTGGGAGGTGCCAGTGCCCAGTCCCAACTGGCGCTCCACAGGGTGGTATGTGCGGCCAGACCATGAGGTCACTGGGATGATCTCCCATCTGGTGTGACTGAGGTCCCTGTGAGGGGGGCACAGCAGCCACATGGAGGCCGTCCATCTGCTGGGgtagcttccacctgtggtgctggttcgagtcctggctgctccgcccctatccagctccctaccagtgtGCCCGGAGGATAGAGCCCGTGGAGCACCTGCcgcagaccagcccagctctggctccggtGGCCActttgacaagtgaaccagcagatggaagatctgtctctcctaactctgcctttcaattcaaaaaaaagtctttttttccaaaagagaTGAGGACACAGGCCCTGCATGGGGCCGGCTCTGTGAGGCATGGGCCCCAGCCTGCAGGCATCGTCAAGGGTCTGGCTCTGATGGCCCGGCAATGCCCGCAGCAGCCCCGCGCACGCGAGTCCACCGTGACCCGGTGACCCTCCTGCCCAAGGCCCCGGAGGAAAAACACGCAGGCCCAATGTGTCTGTCCGAAGGTCAGTAGGCAGTGCCACCACAACACCCGCTGTGAATTCAGCCGCCCCACCCACAGCACCTCTGCCCGTTGGCTTCCCACCAACGCCCACCTGGGATGCAGGCCCGGAGGTGGCACTGGCGGCCTCACTGTGCTGCGAGGCTGTGAGCAGCTGGCCACTTCCCGCACACACGGCTGCCCACGTACCCAGGACAGGGCTGCAACCTTGCCCGCATGTCCTCCCCGTGTCCCATGCGAGGCCTGGGTCACTCTGCGCGCGTCAGGCCTGCTGTGGGCAGAGTGCCTGGGCCTCCACTGCTGTGCTGGCCACTCCCAGGCAGTGACGAGGTCCCACAGTGCACAAGTGGTGTGTGTGTTAAAAAGCTTaccgcaggaagctggaatgttcCCTCTGGGCCCTCAGGGCAGGAGATGCAGTGTCCACGGAGTCTCGGGCACAGGTGACGAATGTTCTAGAAGGCACCACAGGCTTGGGGGACACCAAGCCGCCAGCTGGTCCAGGCTACCTCCCACGAGCTGCCCAGGGAGCTGGCCCCCGCCCAGGGCCATTGCTCAGTCCTTGGGAGGTTGCTGGCAGACGCGCCCTCCGCACGGACAGGCATCCTGCCCACAGAAGCAGCCCAGTCTTGCTGCGGTCACGTTGGCAGGCCCGCGGTGTCCCCGGCAGGCTCGTCCCGTCACGTCCTGGTGGTGTTGGTGACAGTGTGTGCACGTCTGTGGCGGGGCAGGGactccacacaggtgcatgtgGCACATGGGCACCCCACAGAAAGGGGGTTCTGCGGTACACCAGAGGCAACCCACCTTTCTACTGCACACAGGCTTGGCCCTGAAAATCAGCGACAAGGCTGGCCTGGCCACGCGGAGCTTACAGTTTTgcggttttaaaaatttatttcctttttatttggaaggcaagagAGAAACCCCCATCTGCTGGCTACTGCCCAGCTGGCTGCAGCAGGGGCACCACTCCCCTGGTGTGGAGTGACAAACGCAGCCCCCAAAGCAAGCCTCCCTGCTCCTCGGTAAACAAGTCAGCCACGAGTGCCCCCAGGGAAGCAGCCCAGGCCATGAACCACGGTCCAGCTGGGGTGCCCCCAGGCCCACAGCATCTCAGAACACCTGCATGGGGTCCTGGCTcggcttcctgtcccagctgacCGTGTGTGGCACCCACTGGTACCCATGCGCTCCCTGCAAAGGAATGCCAGCTGAGAGCCCACATCTGGCCTTGTGTCCAGTGCCAGCAGGTGACTTTGAGAAGGCCAGGCCCCACCGACAGACATGTCTGCCATCTGTGAGGGGCCAGCCAGGAGTTCGGGAAGAACTTTGCTGTCCAAGTCATGGCAGCTCCGGGGCATAAACGTGACCTTGAACTAACTGCAGGTGTCCCTCCCAAGGTTGCCCTGCGGAGGGGAGCTCCTGGCAGTCACGGGGCActgggcacagcctggcacacaTGCCTACATGCTGCAATAATGTGTGCAGGGTGGGATTCCTGTAGCACTAGGCCTCCTGTAGCCACAGGGCTTCACACACGAGCTTGTCAGACCGCGGGCCCCTGGGCGACACTACGGTAGGGCTCAGTGGTAGCAGGGTGCCCAGCCTCAGAAATGGGTGaccagggagcccacacatggcCTGACCAATGCAGGCACCCATGGCACCACCGGCAAAGGGAACGGCCTGAGACCACTGCCATGAGGGGCCCGGGAGGCTGTCCACTGTGAGACAGGAAGCTTCACCAAAGCCAAAAGGCCTCGGAGCCGcctccccaggccctggccaggGACTCTCAAGGTGGAGGGAAGCCAGGCTCGCCCAGGGGTGCAGGGCGCAAGCAACAGAGCGTATTGGACGCCCCCATATACAAACGGGAAACAGGTTGGCTCATTCCTTTATTACACTGTAGtgctttcttaaaataaatacgGTCATATAATGTCCAAGAGCGCGACACAAGCACACACGGGGAAGCGTGGGCACGGGGCCCACCCGGGACGTCCACCCCCGCGCCCACGGAGCTGGCACGGGAAGCCCCAGGCAGGCTGCGACAGCCCTGCAGCCCGCCTCGCGCACACGCCCTCCGGTTGGTATTCCCGCGTCAGCCCTGCAGCCCGCCTCGCGCACGCGCCCTCCGGTTGGTATTCCCGCGACAGCCCTGCAGCCCGCCTCGCGCACGCGCCCTCCGGTTGGTATTCCCGCGACAGCCCTGCAGCCCGCCTCGCGCACGCGCCCTCCGGTTGGTATTCCCGCGACAGCCCTGCAGCCCGCCTCGCGCACGCGCCCTCCGGTTGGTATTCCCGCGTCCTCATCTCGCTCCACTCATGGCGTCTGCAGGCCAGATTCAAGTAACACTCCCACACGTATGTGCAAAACCACGCCAGCAAACTGCATCTCAGGCTGCCAGCCGCCACACCTGCCACGTGCTGCCGCTGTGGGATGAGGGGGAGGCAGGACCCCCCCTCaaggagaccccagcagcagcagagccagggaaGCGGCCTCGCCCGGAGCAGGTACTGACGCCTGCACAGCCCGGTCCGTCACACGGGCTCAGGCCGAGCCCGAGCCAGCGCACCCGGACCTGTCTGTATTGAAGGGAACACACCCTCAGAGCAGTACCGACAGCTGCAGCTGGCCGTCGCCAGCCCGCGTACCGTCACACGGCCTCCTGGAGCCTGCAACTGCCCGAGCGCGGCGGGCTGCAGGACCAGTGCTTCCGTAAACTTGGGTCCTCAGTAAACTTTCTCGAAGCAGCAAGAACGACAAGATTCTTCCAAACCTTAGAACCGGATAGAAATGTTGGCAGTAGAACTCGGTAACGGAGAGCGTCCCACCGGGACCGCCTCCGCTAGACACGCACACCCCCTGAGCCGAGACCGGGTCTCGTCCTGCGTGCGCCGAGGTCACAGCTGGCCAGCCCCGGGGCATCAACCATGTGCACAGGGGCTGCGGAGGGGTCCACTTGGCTAGCCCTCTGGTCGCCCCTCGCCCCTGCCCGCATGCCTGCCGTGCGGGAGCCTGGGGCCACGCTCCTCTCGCTGTCCGGAATCTCTGGGGAAAGGGCCGAGGGTGACGGCCGCGGGCGGCTGCGCGTCACTTGCGGCTCTGGCCCTTCTTGGGCGCCGGTCGCCTCGGCTGCCACAGGTGGCTGTGGATGGTGAGCGCATCCACGCTCACCGACATGGTTTTGGCCGGGATCAAGTTAAACTGTTTCCGGTCCGAGCTGTACTTGTACAGCTTGTCAATCATCTTCTTGGTGATGCTCTTGGGGCCCGTGCCCGTGAGCTTGTGGACCTCCTCGGTGTCGGGGTAGTAGCAGTACAGGGCCCGGAACTGGCAGCCGGCGTCGCGGAACAGGATGATGTAGTGGTTGGCGTCACACTTCTCCAGCTCCTGCACGGGGTCGGGGCAGCGGGCAGTCAGGTCCACGGGCCTCCTGCCGGAACCGCGTCACCCCGCAGGGCAGCCAGCTGAGCTTCCGAGGGAACGGGGGCCATGTGCCGCAGGAGCCACTCAGGGTGCCAAGGAGACGGCACCAGAGCGCAGgggccctgggtccctgcacacactgTGGCCTGTGGACACTGCGCACAGGCTGCCTGGGCGCGCCAGCGGCCACCTTACTCAGTGTACCTGTCCCCTCTGTCCACCAAACCAAAGGGCGCCTAGCATAAATGAATGAGGGGCCCTCCCGGCTGTCAGCAGCACACGAACGCTGCATCTGGGCCCCGCACACCTCCCCCACCTCATCCAAGTGCCGAGCCTACCTTTTCTCCGCTCGGCTGCCCTCGACCCTCCTAGGTCACCTCCAGGGACCCCAGCCCCCTGCGACCTGCCCACGCGGCCTGGAGGCCCTGTTGTGCCCAGCACCACGCGCTCTGAGTGGCACTCCTGCCACAGCACCCAGGAGCTCCAGGACACAGAGCGAGGCCCTGCACTGCCCGTGGGCCCTGGGGAAGGGCCAGCGGCTGCCCAGCCGCGAAGTGATTTAAAAGAGTCCTCAGCGGGACTGGCATCCTGGCAGGTGGTGAAGGCACAGGCAgtgaccccagcacccacccagGGGCAGCCAGGTGCCCGCTGCGGCCAGTGCATGACCTGCTAACACCCCGGGGGGGAGCGCAGGACCACACACGGACGTGGCAGCTGTCGGCTTCACCCTGCCACGGCCCTGCCTGGTGAAGCCCTGGGCACAGTGAGCCACGCCTGCGAGGTATGCCAGTGTCACTCTTCCAGGAAAACACAGAAGTCCTTAAAGAGCACCAGGCCCACAGCAAGCGCTGGCTGAGGGAGCACGCTGCCGGCTGAGGGAGCACTGCCGGCTGAGGGAGCACACTGTTGGCTGAGGGAGCACTGCCGGCTGAGGGAGCACACTGTTGGCTGAGGGAGCACTGCCGGCTGAGGGAGCACACTGTTGGCTGAGGGAGCACTGCCGGCTGAGGGAGCACGCTGCCGGCACTTACCTGCAGCACTGAGTCCTTGTGCGGCTCGTTGACCTTGCCCGCCAggcagcagtgggagacagcGTTGTGAATGATGGTCTTGTTGGACTTGGTGCTGGGCTCCTTGAAGAGCTTGGGGCCTGGGGGGACACACGAGGGCAGGTCAGGACTCCAGAACCCCAACACACCACAGAGACACCCAAGGATTCCATGGACCAGTTAGATACTGAAAGAGGTTTTGGAAATCAGACAAGCCATACCCAAACTATACATCTTAGGGAGAGaaagcctgaagcctggagccctgcGACTGTGCCCCTTGACAGAGATGACAGCCGGGCCACGTGCCACCGATGGCACGATGCCCATGCCCACATCAAGTGGCTGGCTGGAAGTCCTGTTGCCCCCGCCCCAGCTCCCACCCAAGCAGCTGTGAAACTCAGCAGCGCTGGTCTCACGGCCAGGCCCTGCCGTCCACGCGGACTCCTGCACTGAGCACCAGGCCTCCGGCTTtggtcccagctcagccctggccatgcctggccttgggggagtggaccagtggatacaAGCCCTCTCAACTGAGGCAAAACAAAGTCAGGGACACCTGTTTTCTCAAGGACAAACCCAACATCATCCCGAATTTTTCAAAAGCCTCAAGTGTGCAGAAGTCCTCCTGCCTGGGCCCCGTACTGAAGCCAGTAGCTGGGGCCCTACTCGCTGCCggtggcaggggctggagggtgcagctgggagcctggttCCTCGGCACCCAGGacacccaccctccccacccaacAGCCCAAGGCCACCCTCACTGGCACGGACCAAAATCTTCTTAGACAAAAAAAGTCTTCCAGGTCAAAACGAAGACCAGACACTTGGAGGCTGCCGCGACCCACGCTACCCACGCGGCGGCCAGCTCACCCGTGTACTCGGCCACTGAGGCCAGGGAGGACACTTGGAGGCTGCCGCGACCCACGCTACCCACGCGGCGGCCAGCTCACCCGTGTACTCGGCCACTGAGGCCAGGGAGGACACTTGGAGGCTGCCGCGACCCACGCTACCCACGTGGCGGCCAGCTCACCCGTGTACTCGGCCACTGAGGCCAGGGAGGACGCCGCCGACGCCGTCTCCCAGTCTCGGTCAGTGCTGCGGCTCGGGTTGCGGCTCAGGATGGGCAAGGCTTCCAGGGACTCCACTCTGTGGCACAAGAGGAAGGAGGCCTAGCCCAGGGCACAGCTCCTCCATGCCCACCAGGAACAGGCAACCCACATTCTGAGAGCCAAGGGTCCCCAACACAAGGAACCAGGAGACTGCAGGGAGGCAGGGCCTCACTGCCCACCAGGCCTGCAACACCCCCCGGCAGACCCTGCCAAGCCCAGCAGAGGGATGCCAGCTGGTCAGCCAAGCGTTTGAGAGAGGACTTGGAGCCTGCCCGAGGCACCCGCTGTGCAGCCTAGGGGTAGTACCAGGGCGCATGGCAGGAGGTGGTGGGGCGGGGTTGCTCCCACAAACACACCGAGGCAGGTGAGGCCGGCCGGCCCCACTGGTGGCCCTCAGGTGGCCGAGGAAGCAGCACTGGGGAAGGGCGGCCAGCAAACGCCCCGCCCCTCCTCAGATCGGGGACGAGCACAGAGCCAGAGCCTTACCGCTGCGATGGGGTCCCCCCCGAGTGCACGCTCTCAGGCTCCGTGGTCGCCGCCGAGGCCAAGGACAGGTTGGAGCCTGACTGGGTCCGGCTCAGGTTGTCAGCTGTCAGAGACAAGAGGCGGAGGCTGCTGTGGGAGACGGCCGCCCCACCACACACCGGGCCGGCccacctccccactcccagcccagcacGGCGGGGCCCGACGCGCGGCTGCTCACGGGTGGAGGAGCACTTGGTCCCAGAGTCGCTGCACGACTCCTCCCGGTGCACCGACTTGGGCCGCGGCCTCTTGGCCTTCGTCTTGGGCTTGCCCAGCCCCTGCTCTTCTagaatctgctgctgcttcctccgcAGGTACTCCTGCTTGATGAGCTCGCGCCgggccttctcctcctccttccgcACGCGGTCCTCCTCAGCTTTACGCCTACAGGGACACGCGCCATGACTGGGCCGGCGGGCTCCGCCTGCACCAGGGCCGCGGGCTGAAGGTGAGGCCTGGAGCTGGCAGCTCACGGGGAGCCCGGGGGAGCTGAGCCCCAGGCCCTGAGCGCATGGAGGTGGAGTGGAGGCCTTGGAGTGACAGGGGGCTGCTTGAGTTGAGGTGGGCTGCAGGAATGACTAAGGAGCAGACCCTCAGGGGGCCCTGCGACCAGTTCTGAGCCCTCTAGGAAGCACTGGCCAGGCCCACCCGCCCGGGCCCTGGCCCCGTGTCTGGAGGGACAGGCTCACCGGGCCTCGTCCCGCCTCAGCTCCACTTGGGCCTCGAGCTGCTGCTTGCGCATGCGCGCCTCCTCGGCCTTGCGCTGCTGCTTCAGGAGGAAGGCGGCCCGCTTCTTGGCCAGCTCGTCCTCGGCCTTCTGTTCATCCTGCAACCGACAGCACACGGCCAGCCCCGTCAGCAGTGTGCACAGGCCCTGCACAGGCACCCAGCGCCCAGCTCGCCCTGAAGTCTGCCCTGGATTGGCACGGCAATTGGCTCCTGCCATGCTGCTGTCTGCTCagtggcacgtaccggcccgtccCACCGTGCTGTGTCTGGGCCTGCTCTCATAACCCACAGCGCAGGGCAGCACGCTCACACAGCACGGAAGCTCTCACAGGGAGCCATGGCAGCAGGGGCCCGGAATGGCCCACCTTCAATGTGCTGCCCCTGCCGCGGCCTGTGTTCTCAGGCGGGCGAAAAGCCACCACGTGCCTGGCCCGTGGCACCCGTGTGGACCATACCCCCAGCCATGCTGATGCCCACCCCTCACAGGACCCGCTCCCAGGGAAGGTGCCAGCCACTGCCTCCTCGCCCCCCGAGCAGGGCCGCCACGCACTTACCTTGAAGAAGAAGCCGACGCCAGGCTTCTGGTCGCCCTCGCCGGGCAGCTCCAGGGCCTGCTCGTGCTCCCCCTCGCCGCTGTCCTCCTCGGGGGCCTTCAGGTCCGAGAGGTCCACCTCGATGAGGCTGGCCTTGCTCCTCAGCGGCTCGTCGGGGGGCACGGCCTCCTTGGCTGGCAGGTCCGAGGAGCCCAGCCCCGCCTCCCTGGCGCCCAGCTGCTCCATGAGGATGTTGGGGTCCTTGGTGGGGGGCACGGCCAAGGTCCGCTGGTTGCTCTCGTCATGAAGCCTATAGCTGTCCCGCAGACTCTTCTCTGGGGGGTCGCCCCCGGAGTCCACAGCACTGCCGGGGTCACAGGGCGTTCGCGAGTGGCTGTTTGTGGGGAAAGGGCGCAGGTGCGGGAGGCTCTCGGCGCTGGGGGTCGGGGTCTTACTTCGGGAGGAGCCCTGCCTGTCCCTGGGAACCTTCAGCTCCGCAGGCCTCCCTGCACGGGAACTGCGGCCCTGGCCGAGGCGCGGCGGCTTCCTGTGCCCGGGCACTGCCGTCGGGGAGAGGGGCTCGAGGCAGTGGACGGGGGCCTTGGCCTTCTGGTCCTGCGCGTGGCTCCTGGGCACGGGCACAGCCGGGGCCGTGAgcagcagctgctcctgctgctgggagATCCTGAGAATGGCCTGCTGAAGCGTGCTGATGGTCTCGTTCAGCTTCTCGATGGACAGCTCACACTCGCCCACGTCCGCCACCTCACCCAGGCCGTCCTCCAGGAGCGCGGCCGACAGCGCCTTGGTCCTCTCCGCGTCGTGCAGCGCGGCGGGCTCCCTGGGCCTGGactgcagcagggccaggctggccgcGTCCACGTCTCGAGTCTCGCCCACGAGCTCCTCGCTCAGCCTCTCCCTCAGGAGAAAGGCTTCTGCCTTGGCAGGGCCgctgtccaggtctcccccgtCGTGCGGCGAGAGCTCCCGCCCGCAGCGCCCCGGCGTGGCAGGCTGCGGGGCGCCCTCGGCCCTGCACTTCTTCACCACGTGCAGGAAGGCGGCCTTGCCCAGCTGCAGGCGCTGCCGGGCCGACAGGGCCTCCACCCTCTGCTTCTGGGCCTCGATGGCCCGGCGCTTCTCCTCCAGCTGCATGTGCAGCTGGAGCAGCTCGGAGGCCAGCAGGCTGGCGGCGTCCTTGCCCTGCCGCCCGGGGCTCTGCTCGCTCTTCTGTCTCCACGTGGTCAGCGGCGGGCAGCTCTCCGAGCCGTCCGGCGTGGTCTTCTGGGAGCTGCTGGTGCTCGACTTGGTCTCGCAGCTGTTGAGCCTCTGCAGCTTCCGCTCGGCGAAGCTGGTCATCTTGATGCTGCCGCTCGCCACAGACACGCTGCTCAGCTGGGAGGCCGTGCTCAGACACGGGCTGGAGCGGCCGCTCGTGTCGTCCTTGTCTTCGTGCTCCCGCACCTTCAGGTCCTCCTGCAGCTTGGCGGACTCCTCCTCGCCCGCGTACCGCAGCACGGCCTGGGCCTCGCCGAGGAGGAGCTGCTCCGCGTCCTCGGCGTCCCCGCCGTCCGAGTCGGAGCCCGGCCTCAGCGGGGTCCACGGCTCGGGGCTCCGGGGGCTGACGCGGATCCTGCCCCCCGTGTCTTCAGCAGCCCTGCCTGCGTGAAGGAAGAAGCCACCGGCACACTGGTCCCGAGAGGTCAGCTCCAGCGGCCCGAGCGCCAGGGGCCCCCTGGCAGCCTCTCCCGCGGCCCCCGCACCCTTCAGCTCCGGAGACTCGGGACAGGGAATCGGGGTGAATGTCCTATTCAAGTCATGGCCTCCGGGCGCGCTGACCAGCCTCCTGCGCCCCAGCGCCTGGCGGCCCTCGCTGGGCCTCCTGGCCGTGCTGCCCCGGGGCCTCCCTTCTCCAAGCTCGTCCTCCTTGGTGACAACCTGCTTCTCCTTCGC is a window encoding:
- the CAMSAP1 gene encoding calmodulin-regulated spectrin-associated protein 1 isoform X1 — its product is MVDACGRPAEGCRRMEVPPDAADLVPLDRYDSARAKIAANLQWICAKAYGLDNIPEDLRDPFYVDQYEQEHIKPPVTKLLLSSELYCRVCGLILTGDQAAALQGHQAVIQALSRKGIYVMEGDDTPVTEPDLSRAPIKMSAHMAMVDALMMAYTVEMISIEKVVASVKRFSTFSASQELPYDLEDAMVFWVNKVNLKMREITEKEVKLKQQLLESPAHQKVRYRREPLSARQCPYFPWVEDLMRDGSDGAALLAVIHYYCPEQMKLDDICLKEVPSLADSLYNIRLLREFSNEYLNRCFYLSLEDMVYAPAVLKPNVMVFIAELFWWFESVKPDFVQPRDVQELKGAKTVLQQKSSRPPVPISNATKRSFLGSPAEQPPAALAAEGCHHCHPYPEEAEYPGRGPSAAGPAHPLLPLRQRQQKTVQGEDSPDQRHRSNSLTRVDGQPRGSAMAWPEKKARPVSQPTPSTLPHAASCDVDPGSGDSVSLARSISKDSLASSIVHLTPQNRPQPAAAKTNGKSLLNRVSIDDEEEELVAIIGTEGAPRHGDPEGPRASPRAPGLMMSARCPQRQAEAPDTQPDSFFLEPLTPAVLKPAKEKQVVTKEDELGEGRPRGSTARRPSEGRQALGRRRLVSAPGGHDLNRTFTPIPCPESPELKGAGAAGEAARGPLALGPLELTSRDQCAGGFFLHAGRAAEDTGGRIRVSPRSPEPWTPLRPGSDSDGGDAEDAEQLLLGEAQAVLRYAGEEESAKLQEDLKVREHEDKDDTSGRSSPCLSTASQLSSVSVASGSIKMTSFAERKLQRLNSCETKSSTSSSQKTTPDGSESCPPLTTWRQKSEQSPGRQGKDAASLLASELLQLHMQLEEKRRAIEAQKQRVEALSARQRLQLGKAAFLHVVKKCRAEGAPQPATPGRCGRELSPHDGGDLDSGPAKAEAFLLRERLSEELVGETRDVDAASLALLQSRPREPAALHDAERTKALSAALLEDGLGEVADVGECELSIEKLNETISTLQQAILRISQQQEQLLLTAPAVPVPRSHAQDQKAKAPVHCLEPLSPTAVPGHRKPPRLGQGRSSRAGRPAELKVPRDRQGSSRSKTPTPSAESLPHLRPFPTNSHSRTPCDPGSAVDSGGDPPEKSLRDSYRLHDESNQRTLAVPPTKDPNILMEQLGAREAGLGSSDLPAKEAVPPDEPLRSKASLIEVDLSDLKAPEEDSGEGEHEQALELPGEGDQKPGVGFFFKDEQKAEDELAKKRAAFLLKQQRKAEEARMRKQQLEAQVELRRDEARRKAEEDRVRKEEEKARRELIKQEYLRRKQQQILEEQGLGKPKTKAKRPRPKSVHREESCSDSGTKCSSTPDNLSRTQSGSNLSLASAATTEPESVHSGGTPSQRVESLEALPILSRNPSRSTDRDWETASAASSLASVAEYTGPKLFKEPSTKSNKTIIHNAVSHCCLAGKVNEPHKDSVLQELEKCDANHYIILFRDAGCQFRALYCYYPDTEEVHKLTGTGPKSITKKMIDKLYKYSSDRKQFNLIPAKTMSVSVDALTIHSHLWQPRRPAPKKGQSRK